Proteins found in one Brachypodium distachyon strain Bd21 chromosome 5, Brachypodium_distachyon_v3.0, whole genome shotgun sequence genomic segment:
- the LOC100821886 gene encoding ABC transporter C family member 14, producing MPESYSAPWWLATTACSLPPASTSSLADGLAFLFLSPCPQRALLGAVDLLFLLAALYLSIRARLRPRGTQQEEEPLLAKPTAAAAAPRGGGRSFRHRVALAASTALAAASLVLLALALLLLPGPASWRAVQCAFLAAQFLAHLAAAGTVAAEKTAATAAGRAHPVHLRLFWALTAAIGALFSGSAVARYAAGAPILPDDPIAFAGLVLSLPLLYFAVDGSSGLGDPAATTAIEEERNGASDPVAAPVTSYATASWLSLATFSWISPLIAKGSRAALSAEEVPPVAPSDTAVAAYTLFLSNWRVLVAPGSKPKHPVITALMRSFWPQFLLTAVLGLAHLSVMYIGPSLVDRFVQFVRRGGEMTEGLQLVAILLAGKAAETLASHHYEFQGQKLGMRIHAALLAVVYRKALRLSTGARRAHGTGTIVNYMEVDAEEVANVTHELHNLWLMPLQIAVALALLYTHLGPSVLTAVAAIAVVTVVVALANRRNMEYQFKFLGKRDERMKAITELLNYIRVIKLQAWEDTFGSKIRKLREAELGWLAKSMYFMCANTIVLWSGPLAMTVLVFGTCVLTGVKLDAGKVFTATAFFRMLDGPMQSFPEAIAAVSQATVSLGRLDRYLLDAELDNDTVEHVHDTGIGAADWVVVMVHDGTFAWDVRGKDNENEDVENDDDEGEEDEKNVEETPVLETVLKGINMEVRRGELAAVVGTVGSGKSSLLSCIMGEMDKVSGKVTVCGSTAYVAQTAWIQNGTIQENILFGQPMDTERYKEVTRSCCLEKDLEMMEFGDHTEIGERGINLSGGQKQRIQLARAVYQNCDIYLLDDVFSAVDAHTGSHIFKECLRGVLKGKSILLVTHQVDFLHNVDKIFVMKDGMIAQSGKYDELLEAGSGFAALVAAHDSSMELVEQSRQVEKTEHSQPPAVIRIPSLRSRSIGKGEKMLVAPEIQAATSKIIQEEERESGQVSWRVYKLYMTEAWGWWGIVGIFALALVWQGSDMASDYWLSYETSGSIPFNPSMFIGVYVAIAAVSMVLQVIKTLLETVLGLQTAQIFFSKMFDSILHAPMSFFDTTPSGRILSRASSDQTTIDVVLAFFVGLTISMYISVLSTIIVTCQVAWPSVIAVIPLLLLNIWYRNRYLATSRELTRLEGVTKAPVIDHFTETVVGATTIRCFKKENDFFQENLDKINSSLRMYFHNYAANEWLGFRLELIGTLVLSITAFLMISLPSNFIKKEFVGMSLSYGLSLNSLVYFAISISCMLENDMVAVERVNQFSTLPSEAAWKIEDHLPSPSWPIHGDIDIKDLKVRYRPNTPLILKGITVSIRGGEKIGVVGRTGSGKSTLIQALFRLVEPAEGKMIIDGVDLCTLGLHDLRSRFGIIPQEPVLFEGTIRSNIDPIGQYSDAEIWQALERCQLKDVVASKPEKLDALVADSGENWSVGQRQLLCLGRVILKQNQILFMDEATASVDSQTDATIQKITRQEFSSCTIISIAHRIPTVMDCDRVLVLDAGLVKEFDAPSRLIEQPSLFGAMVQEYADRSSNL from the exons atgccGGAATCCTACTCCGCCCCGTGGTGGCTCGCCACCACCGCGTGCTCcctgccgccggcgtcgacgTCCTCCCTGGCCGACGGCCTCGcgttcctcttcctctccccatGCCCGCAGCGCGCGCTCCTCGgcgccgtcgacctcctcttcctcctcgccgcgctgTACCTCTCCATccgcgcccgcctccgcccccgcggcacccagcaggaggaggagccgctgCTCGCCAAgccaacggcggcggcagcggcgccccGTGGCGGCGGGAGAAGCTTCCGGCACCGTGTCGCGCTCGCGGCGTCCACGGCGCTCGCGGCCGCGTCGCTCGTGCTGCTCGCGCTCGCGCTCCTGCTCCTCCCGGGGCCCGCGTCGTGGCGCGCGGTCCAGTGCGCCTTCCTCGCCGCGCAGTTCCTGGCGCACCTCGCGGCCGCGGGGACCGTCGCggcggagaagacggcggccacggcggcggggcgcgccCATCCGGTGCACCTCCGCCTCTTCTGGGCCCTGACCGCGGCGATTGGCGCGCTCTTCTCCGGGTCCGCGGTCGCGCGCTACGCTGCCGGGGCGCCCATCCTCCCCGACGACCCCATCGCGTTCGCCGGGTTAGTCCTGTCGCTCCCTCTGCTCTACTTCGCCGTCGACGGCTCTAGTGGCCTCGGTGATCCGGCGGCCACAACGGCCATCGAGGAGGAGCGAAACGGTGCTTCTGATCCTGTCGCGGCTCCTGTCACGTCTTACGCCACGGCGTCGTGGCTCTCGCTCGCGACCTTCAGCTGGATCAGCCCACTCATCGCCAAGGGCTCCAGAGCGGCTCTTAGCGCCGAAGAAGTGCCGCCGGTGGCGCCCTCCGATACCGCCGTGGCAGCGTACACGCTGTTCCTGTCCAACTGGCGGGTGCTGGTGGCTCCGGGGTCCAAGCCCAAGCACCCAGTGATCACCGCACTGATGCGATCCTTCTGGCCTCAATTCTTGCTCACGGCCGTGCTTGGCTTGGCGCACCTTTCTGTCATGTACATCGGGCCGTCGCTCGTGGACAGGTTCGTCCAGTTTGTTCGACGCGGCGGAGAGATGACCGAAGGGCTGCAGCTCGTCGCTATCCTCCTCGCTGGTAAGGCTGCTGAGACCCTCGCGTCGCACCACTATGAGTTTCAGGGGCAGAAGTTGGGGATGCGCATCCATGCTGCTCTGCTTGCGGTGGTGTACCGGAAGGCTCTGCGGCTGTCCACGGGGGCACGACGCGCGCATGGCACCGGCACGATTGTGAATTACATGGAGGTGGATGCAGAGGAGGTGGCCAATGTCACGCACGAGCTCCACAACCTGTGGCTCATGCCACTGCAGATCGCGGTTGCTCTGGCCCTGCTCTACACCCACCTCGGCCCATCCGTGCTTACTGCGGTTGCCGCCATCGCTGTGGTCACCGTGGTTGTGGCCCTCGCGAACCGCCGCAACATGGAGTACCAGTTCAAGTTCCTCGGCAAGCGCGATGAGCGAATGAAGGCCATCACCGAATTGCTTAACTATATACGCGTGATCAAGCTCCAGGCATGGGAGGATACTTTCGGCTCCAAGATTCGCAAGCTCAGGGAGGCCGAACTTGGGTGGCTGGCCAAGTCCATGTACTTCATGTGTGCCAACACAATTGTACTCTGGAGCGGCCCGCTCGCCATGACCGTGCTTGTGTTCGGCACGTGTGTGCTGACAGGTGTCAAGCTCGATGCTGGCAAGGTGTTCACGGCCACGGCATTCTTCCGAATGCTTGATGGACCCATGCAGAGCTTTCCGGAGGCAATTGCTGCCGTGTCGCAGGCAACTGTGTCACTGGGTAGGCTTGACAGATACCTGCTCGACGCAGAGCTCGACAATGACACCGTGGAGCATGTCCATGATACCGGCATTGGCGCAGCAGACTGGGTGGTTGTGATGGTGCACGATGGCACCTTTGCATGGGATGTGAGGGGCAAGGACAATGAAAACGAAGACGTGGAAAACGACGACGATGAAGGTGAGGAGGATGAGAAAAATGTGGAGGAAACACCAGTGCTGGAGACAGTGCTGAAGGGAATTAATATGGAGGTAAGGAGAGGCGAGCTTGCGGCGGTGGTTGGAACGGTTGGGTCTGGCAAGTCGTCGCTGCTGTCCTGCATTATGGGGGAGATGGACAAGGTCTCAGGCAAG GTTACCGTTTGTGGGAGCACTGCATATGTTGCACAGACCGCTTGGATCCAAAATGGGACCATTCAAGAGAATATCTTATTCGGACAGCCAATGGATACTGAAAGATATAAAGAAGTTACAAGGTCTTGTTGCCTGGAGAAGGATTTGGAAATGATGGAATTTGGTGACCACACTGAAATAGGAGAGCGAGGGATCAATCTCAGTGGTGGGCAGAAACAGCGTATTCAGCTTGCCAGAGCAGTTTATCAAAATTGCGATATATATCTCCTTGATGATGTCTTTAGTGCTGTTGACGCACATACCGGTTCACATATCTTTAAG GAATGTCTAAGGGGCGTGCTCAAGGGAAAGTCCATTTTACTTGTGACTCACCAAGTGGATTTCTTGCATAACGTGGACAAAATATTT GTCATGAAAGATGGTATGATTGCGCAATCTGGAAAGTATGATGAGTTACTAGAAGCAGGCTCAGGTTTTGCGGCTCTTGTTGCTGCTCATGATAGTTCAATGGAACTGGTGGAACAAAGTCGACAAGTAGAGAAGACTGAACATTCTCAGCCTCCTGCAGTAATCAGAATCCCTTCTCTTCGCTCTAGATCCATTGGAAAGGGTGAGAAGATGCTCGTTGCACCAGAAATACAAGCAGCTACTTCTAAGATTATACAAGAAGAGGAAAGGGAGAGTGGTCAAGTAAGTTGGCGTGTGTACAAGCTCTACATGACAGAGGCTTGGGGTTGGTGGGGGATTGTGGGCATTTTTGCTTTGGCATTGGTGTGGCAAGGTTCTGATATGGCTAGCGACTATTGGCTGTCATATGAAACATCAGGCAGCATTCCGTTTAATCCTTCCATGTTTATTGGAGTGTATGTTGCCATAGCTGCTGTTTCAATGGTCCTTCAAGTAATCAAAACTCTTCTTGAGACAGTCTTGGGACTTCAAACAGCTCAGATCTTTTTCAGCAAGATGTTTGACAGCATTTTGCATGCCCCAATGTCATTTTTTGACACTACGCCTTCAGGAAGGATTCTTAGTCGG GCATCATCTGATCAAACAACCATTGATGTTGTGCTGGCATTTTTTGTTGGCCTGACAATATCAATGTACATTTCAGTATTGAGCACCATAATTGTTACTTGTCAGGTCGCATGGCCGTCAGTTATAGCTGTAATTCCACTTCTACTATTGAATATTTGGTACAGG AATCGCTATCTTGCAACTTCTCGGGAGCTAACTCGACTTGAAGGAGTAACAAAGGCACCAGTTATTGATCACTTTACTGAGACTGTTGTAGGTGCTACTACCATAAGGTGTTTCAAGAAGGAAAACGATTTTTTTCAGGAGAATTTAGACAAAATCAATTCAAGTTTGCGCATGTACTTCCACAACTATGCAGCAAATGAATGGCTCGGGTTCCGACTGGAGCTGATTGGAACACTCGTATTGTCAATTACTGCTTTTCTCATGATCAGCTTGCCTAGCAATTTTATCAAAAAAG AATTTGTTGGCATGTCTCTTTCATATGGCCTTTCCCTCAATTCGCTGGTGTACTTTGCAATATCCATTAGCTGTATGTTAGAAAATGATATGGTTGCTGTGGAGAGGGTAAATCAGTTTAGCACTCTTCCTTCTGAGGCGGCATGGAAAATAGAAGACCATCTTCCTTCTCCGAGTTGGCCCATTCATGGAGATATTGACATTAAGGATCTAAAG GTTAGGTATCGACCAAATACACCTCTTATTCTCAAAGGCATTACTGTAAGCATTAGAGGTGGTGAAAAGATAGGAGTTGTTGGAAGGACAGGCAGTGGCAAATCAACTTTGATCCAAGCATTATTCAGGCTTGTAGAGCCTGCAGAGGGGAAAATGATCATTGATGGAGTAGACCTATGCACATTGGGTCTGCATGATCTTAGGTCCCGCTTCGGCATAATTCCTCAGGAACCAGTTCTATTTGAAGGGACAATTCGAAGTAACATTGATCCAATTGGACAGTATTCAGATGCTGAAATATGGCAG GCATTGGAGCGTTGCCAGCTGAAAGACGTAGTAGCTTCAAAACCTGAAAAGCTTGATGCTCTAG TGGCTGATAGTGGTGAGAACTGGAGCGTAGGCCAAAGACAGCTTCTTTGTCTTGGTCGTGTGATATTAAAGCAGAATCAAATCTTGTTTATGGATGAGGCTACTGCTTCAGTTGATTCTCAAACAGACGCCACAATTCAGAAGATCACACGGCAAGAATTTTCGTCATGTACGATAATTAGCATCGCACACAGAATACCAACAGTGATGGACTGTGATAGAGTTTTGGTGCTGGACGCAG GCCTGGTCAAGGAATTTGATGCTCCATCGAGGTTGATCGAACAACCGTCCCTCTTCGGGGCAATGGTCCAGGAGTATGCCGATCGGTCGTCCAATCTGTAA